In a single window of the Ruminococcus albus 7 = DSM 20455 genome:
- the carB gene encoding carbamoyl-phosphate synthase large subunit: MPLNNEIRRVLVIGSGPIVIGQAAEFDYAGTQACRALKQQGLEVILINSNPATIMTDNAMADKIYIEPLTLETVKRVIIKERPDSLLSTLGGQTGLTLSMQLAKEGFLDEYNVKLLGANPETIDKAEDRQLFKDTMESIGQPCIPSKVVNTVEDAVAFSKEEGIGFPLIIRPAFTLGGTGGGIVNNEEELIEITRNGLYLSPITQVLVEKCIAGWKEIEFEVMRDSKGNVITVCSMENFDPVGVHTGDSIVIAPAVTLADKEYQMLRSAALKIIDTLKVEGGCNCQFALNPETFEYAVIEVNPRVSRSSALASKATGYPIAKVAAQIAIGYTLDEIKNAVTGKTYACFEPALDYVVVKLPKWPFDKFVYAKRELGTQMKATGEVMAIGTTFEQAIMKAVRGAEIGHDCLISPKMLELDDETIKARLHEPSDERMFVVYEALRRGVSVDEIHSITMIDEWFLNKLCKLIDMEKELAKGNVSKYTYLEAKRMGYPDKVIERISGEKINEPAHAVFKMVDTCAAEFAANTPYFYSTYDDEDEAAEFIAEQKQKKDTVIVFGSGPIRIGQGIEFDYASVHCVWALKEHGYDVVIVNNNPETVSTDFDTADRLYFEPLTNEDVMNIIRVEKPVGVVVAFGGQTAIKLTKYLSENGVKILGTPPDSIDAAEDRERFDELLEDLHIKRPEGFTVMTCEEALDVADKIGYPVLMRPSYVLGGQNMIIAFNEADIKEYMAIILDQGIENPVLIDKYLMGIELEIDAICDGEEILIPGIMEHIERTGIHSGDSIAVYPAWNVSDRLIDKVVDCSKRLALSLKTKGLVNIQYLIYDDELYVIEVNPRSSRTIPYISKVTGVPMVDLATKAMLGEKLRDMGYGVGLHPNSPYVAVKVPVFSFEKLIGVDNHLGPEMKSTGEVLAVSSSLEESLYKGLTAAGYKLEQKGGVFITVRDSDKKEIPQTAKMFADLGFKIYATEGTARVLHDHGIKAEAVKKIHESDENTLTLIESGKVNYVISTSSKGRIPSRDSVKIRRKTVEWNIPCLTSIDTANAIASSIRSKYNESNTEIVDINNMRREKTTLHFTKMHGCGNDYVYFNCFDRMIDNPEGFALNLSDRHFGIGGDGVILVCRSKVADGRMRMFNLDGSEGKMCGNGIRCVAKFMRDNGLVDRDLMTIETLSGIIKVKLSRHYGEVNGATVDMGAAILDPVKIPCTLPADENGMVVNREVDIAGEKHNVTCVSMGNPHCIVFMNNIDDMEIEKIGPKFEHDPIFPERVNTEFIKVIDSHTLKMRVWERGSGETFACGTGACAAVVAAVLNGYCPKDEEVTVMLRGGNLTIRYTDETVYMTGEAVTVFEGDIRV; this comes from the coding sequence ATGCCTTTGAATAATGAGATACGCCGCGTACTGGTCATAGGCTCGGGCCCTATCGTTATAGGACAGGCAGCCGAGTTCGACTATGCAGGCACACAGGCTTGCCGTGCGCTGAAGCAGCAGGGTCTTGAGGTAATACTGATAAACTCCAACCCCGCTACCATAATGACCGACAACGCAATGGCGGATAAGATATATATAGAACCCCTTACCCTTGAAACAGTAAAGAGGGTAATAATAAAGGAAAGACCCGACAGCCTGCTTTCCACACTGGGCGGACAGACAGGTCTGACACTTTCCATGCAGCTGGCAAAGGAAGGCTTCCTTGATGAATACAACGTAAAGCTGCTGGGCGCTAATCCCGAAACTATCGACAAGGCTGAGGACAGACAGCTGTTCAAGGATACTATGGAATCCATAGGTCAGCCCTGCATACCCTCAAAGGTAGTTAATACCGTTGAAGATGCTGTTGCATTCTCCAAGGAGGAGGGCATAGGCTTCCCGCTTATCATCAGACCCGCATTCACACTGGGCGGCACAGGCGGCGGTATCGTTAATAATGAAGAAGAACTCATCGAGATAACCAGAAACGGTCTGTACCTCTCGCCTATCACTCAGGTACTGGTAGAGAAGTGCATCGCAGGCTGGAAAGAGATCGAGTTTGAAGTTATGCGTGACTCCAAGGGCAACGTTATAACAGTATGTTCTATGGAGAACTTCGACCCTGTCGGCGTACACACAGGTGACTCCATAGTTATAGCCCCTGCTGTTACCCTTGCTGATAAGGAATATCAGATGCTGCGTTCCGCTGCACTGAAGATAATCGACACACTGAAAGTTGAGGGCGGCTGTAACTGTCAGTTCGCACTGAACCCCGAGACCTTCGAGTATGCTGTAATAGAAGTTAACCCCAGAGTTTCACGTTCTTCCGCACTGGCTTCAAAGGCTACTGGTTACCCCATAGCAAAGGTTGCAGCGCAGATAGCAATAGGTTATACTCTGGACGAGATAAAGAACGCCGTAACAGGCAAGACCTATGCCTGCTTCGAGCCTGCACTGGACTACGTTGTAGTTAAGCTGCCAAAGTGGCCTTTCGATAAGTTCGTATACGCTAAGCGTGAACTGGGCACACAGATGAAGGCTACAGGCGAAGTAATGGCTATCGGTACTACATTCGAGCAGGCTATAATGAAGGCTGTACGCGGTGCCGAGATAGGTCACGACTGCCTTATCTCGCCCAAGATGCTGGAGCTTGATGATGAAACTATCAAGGCAAGGCTCCATGAGCCCAGCGACGAGAGAATGTTCGTGGTATACGAGGCTCTCCGCCGCGGTGTGAGCGTTGATGAGATACACTCCATAACCATGATAGACGAGTGGTTCCTCAACAAGCTCTGCAAGCTGATAGATATGGAAAAAGAACTGGCTAAGGGAAATGTATCCAAGTATACATACCTTGAAGCCAAGCGCATGGGCTATCCCGATAAGGTCATCGAGCGCATATCGGGCGAAAAGATAAATGAACCCGCACACGCAGTATTCAAGATGGTCGATACCTGTGCTGCCGAGTTCGCTGCAAATACCCCTTACTTCTACTCCACCTACGATGATGAGGACGAGGCTGCCGAGTTCATCGCTGAGCAGAAGCAGAAGAAGGATACTGTAATAGTTTTCGGTTCGGGTCCTATACGTATCGGTCAGGGCATCGAGTTCGACTACGCTTCCGTACACTGCGTATGGGCGCTGAAAGAACACGGCTATGACGTAGTTATCGTAAACAATAACCCCGAGACTGTTTCCACCGACTTCGATACAGCTGACAGACTGTACTTCGAGCCGCTGACCAACGAGGACGTTATGAACATCATCCGCGTTGAGAAGCCTGTGGGCGTAGTGGTAGCCTTCGGCGGACAGACCGCTATCAAGCTCACAAAGTATCTGAGCGAGAACGGTGTCAAGATACTGGGTACACCTCCCGATTCCATAGATGCCGCAGAGGACAGAGAGCGTTTTGATGAACTGCTGGAAGACCTGCACATCAAGCGTCCCGAGGGCTTCACAGTAATGACCTGTGAGGAAGCACTGGACGTTGCCGATAAGATAGGCTACCCTGTGCTCATGCGTCCTTCCTACGTGCTGGGCGGTCAGAACATGATAATCGCCTTCAACGAGGCTGATATCAAGGAGTATATGGCTATCATACTCGACCAGGGCATCGAGAACCCCGTACTTATAGATAAGTACCTCATGGGTATCGAGCTTGAGATAGATGCTATATGCGACGGTGAGGAGATACTTATCCCCGGCATTATGGAGCATATCGAGAGAACAGGTATACACTCGGGCGACTCCATAGCAGTATACCCTGCATGGAACGTATCTGACAGACTTATAGACAAGGTAGTTGACTGCTCAAAGCGTCTGGCACTGTCACTGAAGACCAAGGGTCTTGTAAATATCCAGTACCTCATCTATGATGACGAGCTGTATGTTATCGAAGTAAACCCACGTTCTTCCAGAACCATTCCTTATATCTCCAAGGTTACGGGTGTACCTATGGTAGACCTCGCAACAAAGGCTATGCTTGGCGAAAAGCTCCGCGATATGGGCTATGGTGTAGGTCTGCACCCCAATTCGCCTTATGTTGCAGTAAAGGTGCCTGTATTCAGCTTTGAAAAGCTCATAGGCGTTGATAACCACCTTGGACCTGAGATGAAGTCTACAGGTGAGGTACTGGCAGTATCAAGCTCACTGGAAGAATCCCTGTACAAGGGTCTGACTGCTGCAGGCTACAAGCTGGAGCAGAAGGGCGGCGTATTCATAACTGTACGTGATTCCGATAAGAAGGAGATACCTCAGACAGCTAAGATGTTCGCTGACCTGGGATTCAAGATATATGCTACCGAGGGTACTGCAAGAGTACTGCATGACCACGGCATCAAGGCTGAGGCTGTAAAGAAGATACACGAGAGCGACGAGAACACCCTTACACTCATCGAGAGCGGCAAGGTAAACTACGTTATCTCCACATCTTCAAAGGGTCGTATACCTTCCCGTGATTCGGTTAAGATAAGAAGAAAGACAGTCGAGTGGAACATACCCTGCCTGACTTCTATAGATACTGCAAACGCTATCGCTTCCTCCATCAGGAGCAAGTACAACGAGAGCAACACCGAGATAGTTGATATAAACAATATGCGCCGCGAAAAGACCACTCTGCACTTCACCAAGATGCACGGCTGCGGCAACGACTACGTTTACTTCAACTGCTTCGACCGTATGATAGATAACCCCGAGGGCTTTGCGCTGAACCTTTCCGACAGACATTTCGGTATCGGCGGCGACGGTGTTATACTGGTATGCCGTTCCAAGGTGGCTGACGGACGTATGAGGATGTTCAACCTCGACGGTTCTGAGGGCAAGATGTGCGGCAACGGTATCAGATGCGTGGCTAAGTTCATGCGTGATAATGGTCTGGTAGACCGCGATCTCATGACCATTGAAACACTGTCGGGCATCATCAAGGTCAAGCTCAGCAGACATTACGGCGAGGTCAACGGTGCTACTGTTGATATGGGCGCTGCTATCCTTGACCCTGTGAAGATACCCTGCACACTGCCTGCTGACGAGAACGGCATGGTAGTCAACAGAGAAGTTGATATAGCAGGGGAGAAGCACAACGTTACCTGCGTATCTATGGGCAACCCTCACTGCATCGTCTTTATGAATAATATCGACGATATGGAGATAGAGAAGATAGGTCCTAAGTTTGAGCATGACCCAATATTCCCCGAGAGAGTCAACACCGAGTTCATCAAGGTGATAGACAGCCATACCCTGAAAATGCGTGTATGGGAGAGAGGTTCGGGCGAGACATTTGCCTGCGGCACAGGTGCTTGTGCGGCTGTAGTAGCAGCAGTGCTCAACGGCTATTGTCCCAAGGACGAGGAAGTAACAGTAATGCTCCGCGGCGGCAACCTGACTATACGCTACACTGATGAAACAGTTTACATGACAGGTGAAGCAGTTACTGTATTCGAGGGCGATATCAGAGTATAA
- a CDS encoding carbamoyl phosphate synthase small subunit encodes MQKAYLILENGTVFEGKSFGASGEAVGEIVFTTAMTGYLETLTDPSYYGQIVVQTFPLIGNYGVIPQDFESSRPHVKAYIVRQWCQEPSNFRCEGDLDIFLRENGIVGLYGIDTRHLTRIVREHGVMNGKIVTSTDGTVPEEVKNYKIIDAVKNTTCDKEETFSPEGEAKRRVVLYDFGAKANICRCLVNRGCEVTVVPAYTGIDRIKELAPDGIMLSNGPGDPAENVEIIEELRKISALKIPTFGICLGHQLLALAHGAKTEKLKYGHRGANQPCKEVDTGRVYITSQNHGYAVISDSLPAGAKESFVNANDNTCEGVRYTDEPAFSVQFHPEACGGPLDTGFLFDRFCELMDEYKNSPDTK; translated from the coding sequence GTGCAGAAGGCATATCTTATTCTTGAAAACGGCACTGTATTTGAGGGTAAAAGCTTTGGCGCAAGTGGTGAAGCTGTCGGGGAGATAGTGTTTACTACCGCTATGACGGGCTATCTTGAGACCCTTACCGATCCCAGCTATTACGGACAGATCGTTGTACAGACTTTCCCGCTGATCGGCAATTACGGCGTTATCCCACAGGATTTTGAAAGCAGCCGTCCCCATGTAAAAGCATATATCGTAAGACAATGGTGTCAAGAGCCCAGCAACTTCCGCTGCGAGGGTGATCTTGACATTTTTTTGCGTGAAAACGGCATAGTAGGGTTATACGGCATCGACACCAGACACCTGACACGTATAGTAAGGGAACATGGTGTAATGAACGGTAAGATAGTTACATCCACCGACGGCACAGTGCCCGAGGAGGTAAAGAACTATAAGATAATCGACGCGGTGAAGAATACCACCTGCGATAAGGAAGAAACTTTCTCTCCGGAGGGTGAGGCTAAGCGCAGAGTTGTGCTTTACGACTTCGGTGCAAAGGCTAATATATGCCGCTGTCTGGTAAACAGGGGCTGCGAGGTAACGGTAGTGCCTGCGTACACCGGGATAGACAGGATAAAAGAACTTGCTCCCGACGGCATAATGCTGTCAAACGGCCCCGGAGATCCTGCGGAGAACGTTGAGATCATAGAGGAGCTCAGAAAGATAAGCGCACTGAAGATACCCACCTTCGGTATATGCCTTGGTCACCAGCTGCTGGCACTTGCACACGGCGCTAAGACCGAGAAACTGAAGTACGGTCACAGAGGTGCAAACCAGCCATGTAAGGAAGTTGATACCGGCAGGGTATATATCACCTCACAGAACCACGGCTACGCTGTTATAAGCGATTCACTGCCCGCAGGCGCAAAGGAGAGCTTTGTGAATGCAAACGACAATACCTGCGAGGGCGTGCGCTATACCGATGAACCTGCATTCTCGGTGCAGTTCCACCCCGAGGCTTGCGGAGGTCCCCTTGATACGGGCTTCCTGTTCGACCGCTTCTGCGAGTTGATGGACGAGTACAAAAATTCTCCCGATACCAAGTAA
- a CDS encoding PAS domain-containing protein: MYYSAIGLLAVLVLCIVNLDILRDPRVYDKPAWYVYRRFLFAVLVYYVTDILWGILDYKKLSGALFVDTTVYFIAMAAGLTFWAEYTVAYLHENSRFGRFLVHTGRILAGLILAVTIVNIFTPVLFTVDSECTYIALPVRYVLLVSQIVFLLIISLHALSSMISSGADSENRVRFRILASFGMIMACCLFVQLLFPLLPVYSIAYMLGTCLLHSFVANDEKEEYKRGMEEAEKISELKDRFFSLLDNMPGMTFTKDAETGKYLACNKAFADYAHKSSTDLVIGLTDAQIFDAQTAEYFVETDKLALSMSKPYIYYEDVPDALGNPRQLQTTKLKYKDTQGRYCVLGMCQDITDLVSIRHEQAMTKEAYEKAVSTGLMYNRIAQTLARDYEKIFYIDTDSEEFREYVKREGDSTLSEVRHGWHFFSDCKAELSEDVCPDDRDAFLTALNRKKLMKELSLRQTFTFTYRRLIQDRPVYFSMKISRMAKDEHFIVIGFMDIDQLTREAKARSGKLSDTQA, translated from the coding sequence ATGTATTATTCCGCGATCGGTCTGCTGGCAGTCCTGGTGCTGTGCATAGTCAATCTGGATATACTGCGTGATCCGAGAGTATACGATAAGCCTGCATGGTACGTATACAGGCGGTTCCTGTTTGCTGTGCTGGTATATTATGTAACGGATATACTCTGGGGCATACTTGATTACAAAAAGCTGTCAGGGGCGCTTTTTGTTGATACTACCGTGTATTTCATAGCTATGGCGGCAGGACTGACATTCTGGGCTGAATATACTGTCGCCTACCTGCACGAGAATAGCCGTTTCGGACGGTTCCTCGTTCATACAGGACGTATACTTGCAGGGCTGATACTGGCTGTGACCATAGTAAACATATTCACACCGGTGCTGTTCACAGTTGATAGCGAATGTACCTACATAGCACTTCCTGTGCGATATGTACTTCTTGTCAGCCAGATAGTATTTCTATTGATAATATCCCTCCATGCCTTGTCTTCAATGATAAGCAGCGGAGCGGATTCGGAGAACCGTGTGCGTTTTCGCATACTGGCATCCTTCGGTATGATAATGGCGTGCTGTCTTTTTGTACAGCTGCTGTTCCCGCTGCTTCCCGTATATTCCATAGCTTATATGCTCGGCACCTGCCTGCTGCACTCATTCGTTGCTAATGATGAGAAGGAGGAATACAAGAGGGGCATGGAAGAGGCAGAAAAGATATCGGAGCTGAAGGACAGATTTTTCTCACTCCTTGATAATATGCCCGGCATGACCTTCACAAAGGATGCCGAAACAGGGAAGTACCTTGCCTGCAATAAAGCTTTTGCCGACTATGCTCACAAAAGCTCAACAGACCTTGTGATAGGGCTTACGGATGCACAGATATTTGATGCACAGACAGCCGAATATTTTGTTGAAACTGATAAATTAGCCCTCTCCATGAGCAAGCCTTATATATACTATGAAGATGTTCCCGATGCGCTGGGAAATCCCAGGCAGCTGCAGACCACGAAGCTGAAATACAAGGACACTCAGGGCAGATACTGTGTGCTGGGTATGTGTCAGGATATCACAGACCTTGTGAGTATACGCCACGAGCAGGCTATGACTAAGGAAGCCTACGAAAAAGCAGTCAGCACAGGGCTTATGTATAATCGTATCGCCCAGACGCTGGCGAGGGATTATGAAAAAATATTCTATATAGATACAGACAGCGAGGAGTTCAGGGAGTATGTGAAAAGAGAAGGTGACAGCACGCTTTCCGAGGTGCGTCACGGCTGGCATTTCTTCAGCGACTGCAAAGCAGAACTCAGCGAGGATGTATGCCCTGATGACAGAGATGCTTTTCTTACAGCCCTCAACCGCAAAAAGCTGATGAAGGAACTCAGCCTGAGGCAGACCTTTACCTTCACCTATCGCCGCCTGATACAGGACAGACCTGTGTATTTCAGCATGAAGATATCACGCATGGCGAAGGACGAGCATTTCATCGTGATAGGCTTTATGGATATCGACCAGCTGACCCGTGAGGCTAAAGCGAGGAGCGGGAAGCTTTCGGATACGCAGGCATAG
- a CDS encoding transporter substrate-binding domain-containing protein: MKSSGIIKRIITVLLTTVIFSGILMPTGVSADKNEQRVVRVGWFDSSFCYFDKFGRRCGVDYEYHQKISAYTGWTYEYVEGGWSELLQMLKDGDIDLLSDVSYTPEREEFMYFSELPMGTEAYYIYIDAENREITGDDLSTFNGKRIGVNKESYQETLLKEWVEKNGLSVEIVELTGSEERSVNMVCNKEIDGFASIYSTEDENKIIPVSRIGGSDYYYAVSRKSPGLIDELNKAMYEIHDEDPYFNEKISRQRIYYNNKDSILKPDQEDWLAEHGEIRVGYRANYLPFCSTDEDSGELTGALKDYLAHAKNRLGCQDLQFTTIPFDSTEEALEALDKGEIDCVFPVYMSTYEAAQRGIMLSAPAMETEINAIMRISDRRSLSDESSITFAVNADMLNIESFIKDHYPESDRKPYKGLHACYKAVAEGEADCVLVSNYRISAVEEELKKNKLFTVPAGETLTFSFAVKKSDRVLYTILNKTVLMTQHSDMGAALASYMFEEQKVSFMQFLKDNWLIVVAVLTVMFAVILFLLTQKLRAERLANNQKRLLEEAAQVAELQQTITSLLDNIPGIYLTKDANTGEYLACNQTFANYVHKKDPSEVIGLTSSDLFDEERAKRFMEDDKIALSMDEPLILYDDMEDSFGNMRSVKNIKVKYTDANGRLCLLGIVQDVSDSIRISRNKVSTKESYEKARGRGLIFTHIAQTLSQGYMYLFYVDINTEEYIEYNTYNGGDVLSDAVHGWHFFEECYDAAVEMVYPEDRDLVIRAVERKTMMKALEQNNIFTMTYRLIRDGVPVYVTMKVTRMKDDDRFIIMSVTNVDEQMKERQAAQRMQEEQTAYSRISALAGDYLSIYIVVPETGRYREYSSEAGFDSMGMPSEGDNFFSDLREKSIHVVYREDQNRVFTALTMENALEEVERNGIFTLSYRLMINDEPRYVQLKAAIVEETDGRRLVVGVNDIDSQVRQEEEYSRRLAQARIEANIDALTGIKNRNAYRVYEERLNAQIEMDRAPEFAIVILDVNDLKKVNDNEGHKAGDQYLRDACKIICTTFKRSPVFRVGGDEFAVLSQGDDYARIDELIKVMNDHNEEAIENGGIVIALGMAYYNSDSKVSQVYERADMRMYENKSYLKDKRKLRG; encoded by the coding sequence GTGAAGTCTTCAGGTATCATAAAACGGATAATAACAGTTTTACTGACGACAGTGATATTTTCCGGTATACTTATGCCGACAGGGGTATCAGCTGATAAAAATGAACAGAGGGTAGTACGTGTCGGCTGGTTCGATTCCTCCTTTTGTTACTTCGACAAATTCGGAAGGCGCTGCGGCGTTGACTATGAGTATCACCAGAAGATATCTGCGTACACAGGCTGGACTTATGAATATGTTGAGGGCGGCTGGTCAGAGCTTCTGCAGATGCTGAAGGACGGGGATATAGACCTGCTCAGCGATGTTTCATACACGCCCGAACGTGAGGAGTTCATGTATTTCTCAGAGCTGCCCATGGGCACTGAGGCATACTATATTTATATAGATGCAGAAAACAGAGAGATCACAGGTGATGATCTTTCCACCTTTAACGGAAAGCGGATCGGTGTTAACAAGGAAAGCTATCAGGAAACCCTGTTGAAGGAATGGGTGGAAAAGAACGGCTTATCCGTTGAGATAGTTGAGCTGACAGGCAGCGAGGAAAGATCGGTGAATATGGTCTGCAACAAGGAGATAGACGGATTTGCTTCCATATATTCTACCGAGGACGAGAATAAGATCATACCGGTCAGCCGTATAGGCGGTTCGGACTACTACTATGCTGTCAGCAGGAAAAGCCCCGGGCTGATAGATGAGTTAAACAAGGCGATGTATGAGATACATGATGAGGATCCGTATTTCAATGAAAAAATATCCAGGCAGCGTATATATTACAACAATAAGGATTCGATATTAAAGCCCGATCAGGAGGACTGGCTGGCAGAACACGGTGAGATCAGGGTAGGCTACAGAGCGAATTATCTGCCCTTCTGCAGTACAGATGAGGACAGCGGAGAGCTTACAGGTGCGCTGAAGGACTATCTGGCTCATGCAAAAAACAGGCTGGGCTGTCAGGATCTTCAGTTCACCACCATACCCTTCGATTCGACCGAGGAGGCTCTTGAAGCGCTTGATAAAGGTGAGATAGACTGTGTTTTCCCTGTATATATGAGTACCTATGAAGCTGCACAAAGAGGAATAATGCTGTCAGCGCCTGCTATGGAAACTGAGATAAATGCCATTATGCGCATTTCTGACCGCCGTTCACTTTCTGATGAGAGCAGTATCACCTTTGCAGTAAATGCTGATATGCTCAATATCGAAAGCTTCATAAAGGATCATTATCCCGAATCTGACAGAAAGCCCTACAAGGGATTGCATGCGTGCTATAAAGCTGTTGCGGAGGGCGAAGCTGACTGCGTACTTGTGAGCAATTACAGGATAAGTGCTGTTGAAGAAGAATTAAAGAAAAATAAGCTGTTCACTGTACCTGCAGGTGAAACGCTGACGTTCTCCTTTGCTGTGAAGAAGTCTGACCGTGTACTCTACACCATACTGAACAAAACAGTGCTCATGACCCAGCACAGCGATATGGGTGCTGCACTGGCTTCGTATATGTTTGAGGAACAAAAGGTATCCTTCATGCAGTTCCTTAAAGACAACTGGCTGATAGTCGTGGCAGTGCTGACGGTCATGTTTGCGGTCATACTTTTCCTGCTGACACAGAAGCTGCGTGCGGAACGTCTGGCGAACAATCAGAAGCGTCTGCTGGAGGAGGCGGCACAGGTGGCGGAGCTTCAGCAGACCATAACCTCGCTGCTGGATAATATACCGGGTATATATCTTACCAAGGATGCTAACACGGGTGAATACCTTGCCTGCAACCAGACCTTTGCAAACTATGTACACAAGAAGGATCCATCAGAGGTCATAGGTCTTACTTCCTCTGATCTTTTCGACGAGGAAAGAGCAAAGCGCTTCATGGAGGATGACAAGATAGCCCTTTCTATGGATGAACCGCTGATATTGTATGATGATATGGAAGACTCCTTCGGGAACATGAGGAGCGTAAAGAATATCAAGGTGAAATATACTGATGCAAACGGCAGGCTGTGTCTGCTGGGAATAGTACAGGACGTTTCCGACAGTATACGCATATCACGAAATAAAGTATCGACAAAGGAATCCTACGAAAAAGCCCGCGGCAGAGGTCTGATATTCACACATATAGCACAGACTCTTTCTCAGGGGTATATGTATCTGTTCTATGTTGATATCAATACCGAAGAGTATATCGAGTACAACACCTATAACGGCGGCGATGTGCTTTCAGATGCTGTACACGGGTGGCATTTCTTTGAGGAATGCTATGATGCAGCTGTGGAGATGGTATATCCCGAGGACCGCGATCTGGTCATCAGGGCGGTGGAACGCAAAACGATGATGAAAGCCCTGGAACAGAATAACATATTCACAATGACGTACCGCCTTATCAGGGACGGGGTGCCTGTATATGTTACCATGAAGGTAACACGTATGAAGGATGATGACCGTTTTATAATAATGAGCGTGACCAATGTCGATGAGCAGATGAAGGAGCGTCAGGCTGCACAGCGTATGCAGGAGGAGCAGACCGCATACAGCAGGATAAGTGCCCTGGCAGGTGATTATCTGAGTATATACATAGTTGTGCCCGAGACAGGCAGGTACCGTGAATACAGTTCCGAAGCAGGATTTGATTCAATGGGTATGCCTTCTGAGGGTGATAACTTCTTCTCAGATCTCAGGGAAAAGTCGATCCATGTGGTCTACCGTGAGGATCAGAACAGGGTGTTCACAGCCCTTACTATGGAAAATGCTCTGGAGGAAGTGGAGCGCAACGGTATATTTACCCTGAGCTACCGTCTTATGATAAATGATGAACCGCGCTATGTACAGCTGAAAGCTGCCATAGTCGAGGAAACTGACGGCAGAAGGCTCGTAGTCGGTGTCAACGATATCGACTCTCAGGTGCGTCAGGAGGAAGAGTACAGCAGACGTCTTGCACAGGCCAGGATAGAGGCAAATATAGATGCGCTGACAGGCATAAAGAACAGGAATGCCTACCGTGTATACGAAGAACGTCTGAATGCACAGATCGAAATGGACCGCGCACCGGAATTTGCCATAGTCATACTTGATGTCAACGATCTTAAAAAGGTAAACGACAATGAGGGTCACAAGGCGGGCGACCAGTACCTGAGAGATGCCTGCAAGATCATCTGCACCACCTTCAAGCGAAGCCCCGTATTCCGTGTGGGCGGTGATGAATTCGCTGTGCTTTCACAGGGAGATGATTATGCCAGGATAGATGAACTTATAAAAGTGATGAATGACCATAACGAAGAAGCTATTGAAAACGGCGGTATCGTAATAGCACTGGGTATGGCATACTACAATAGCGATTCAAAGGTATCCCAGGTTTACGAACGTGCTGATATGAGAATGTATGAAAACAAGAGTTATCTGAAAGATAAAAGGAAACTGAGAGGATAA